Proteins from one Carcharodon carcharias isolate sCarCar2 chromosome 19, sCarCar2.pri, whole genome shotgun sequence genomic window:
- the LOC121291530 gene encoding zinc finger protein 271-like — MEEKPFKCEVCYKAFVTSSSLLIHQRIHTGEKPFRCDVCEAAFTQSSNLQTHQRIHTGVKPFTCGVCDKSFLQSSALRRHQRTHTGEKPFRCESCGKSFSRSSTLLDHQRIHTGEKPFTCEVCNKSFSRSSTLLEHQHIHTGEKPFRCEGCGKSFTRSSDLRVHQRIHTGEKPFTCEVCNKSFSDSSALREHRRIHTGEKPFTCEVCDKSFTQSSTLRAHQRIHTGKKTFTCKVCDKSFSQSRTLRAHQHIHTEVTVQVLGV; from the coding sequence ATGGAAGAGAAACCATTCAAGTGCGAGGTTTGTTACAAAGCTTTTGTGACGTCCTCAAGCCTCCTGATacaccagaggattcacacaggggagaaacccttcaGGTGTGATGTCTGTGAGGCAGCTTTCACCCAATCCTCCAATCTCCAAACTcaccagaggattcacacagggGTGAAGCCGTTCACGTGCggggtgtgtgacaaatcattcttgcAGTCATCAGCCCTCCGCAGACACCAACGcactcacacaggggagaaaccattcaggtgTGAATCATGTGGCAAATCATTCTCACGGTCATCAACCCTACTCGaccaccaacgcattcacacaggggagaagccattcacgtgcgaggtgtgcaacaaatcattctcacGGTCATCCACCCTCCTTgaacaccaacacattcacacaggggaAAAACCATTCAGATGTGAGGGGTGTGGCAAATCATTCACACGGTCATCAGACCTCCGTGtccaccagcgcattcacacaggggagaaaccattcacatgtgagGTGTGTAACAAATCATTCTCTGATTCATCGGCCCTGCGGGAACACcgacgcattcacacaggggagaaaccattcacctgcGAGGTGTGCGACAAATCATTCACACAGTCATCGACCCTCCGtgcacaccaacgcattcacacagggaaGAAAACATTCACATGCAAGgtttgtgacaaatcattctcgcaGTCTCGAACCCTCCGTGCACATCAACATATTCACACTGAAGTAACTGTTCAAGTGTTAGGTGTCTGA